Proteins from one Lacrimispora sphenoides genomic window:
- a CDS encoding biotin--[acetyl-CoA-carboxylase] ligase, which produces MKTEILKLLKESDGYLSGQELCGRFGVSRTAIWKAIRQLEEEGYQIEAVRNKGYHFIGSCDIMTKTEIKSCIKGKFGRDVEYHEVIDSTNIRARRLAEEGASSGTLVVSDCQSAGRGRRGRAWVSPSGKNIFMSLILRPDILPASASMITLVAALAVYDGIKDVTGLDTGIKWPNDIVANGKKICGILTEMSAELEGIHYVVVGIGINVNMEEFPEEVSQMATSLLLETGEKVRRSRLVAAIMEAFEQYYEEFISQGDLSGLISVYNKHMVNTGKEVRILDRSGDYTGVALGINEKGELLVEVQPGEVKHVISGEVSVRGIYGYV; this is translated from the coding sequence ATGAAAACTGAGATTCTTAAGCTGCTTAAGGAGAGTGACGGCTACTTATCCGGGCAGGAGCTGTGCGGCCGCTTTGGGGTTTCCAGGACGGCCATTTGGAAAGCCATCCGCCAGCTTGAAGAAGAGGGATATCAAATTGAAGCGGTTCGAAATAAAGGGTATCATTTCATCGGTTCTTGTGATATAATGACGAAAACGGAGATTAAAAGCTGTATCAAAGGGAAATTTGGCCGGGACGTGGAATACCACGAGGTCATTGATTCCACTAACATAAGGGCCAGGCGTCTGGCAGAAGAAGGAGCTTCCAGTGGAACCCTTGTTGTGTCTGACTGCCAGAGCGCTGGGCGGGGCAGAAGAGGCCGCGCCTGGGTGTCCCCATCCGGGAAGAACATATTTATGAGCTTGATCCTAAGGCCGGATATTCTTCCAGCTTCCGCTTCCATGATTACACTGGTAGCCGCCCTGGCGGTCTATGACGGGATAAAAGACGTTACGGGCCTTGATACCGGCATTAAGTGGCCGAATGATATTGTGGCAAATGGGAAAAAAATATGCGGTATTTTGACAGAAATGAGCGCCGAACTGGAAGGAATCCATTATGTCGTAGTGGGGATCGGTATCAACGTCAATATGGAAGAATTTCCGGAAGAAGTAAGTCAGATGGCCACCTCCCTGCTTCTGGAAACAGGAGAAAAGGTGAGAAGAAGCCGGTTGGTTGCCGCTATTATGGAGGCATTTGAACAATATTATGAAGAATTTATCAGCCAGGGTGATTTATCCGGGCTGATAAGTGTCTATAATAAGCATATGGTCAATACGGGAAAGGAAGTAAGAATTCTGGACAGATCAGGTGATTATACTGGCGTGGCCCTGGGAATTAATGAAAAGGGAGAGCTTCTTGTGGAAGTACAGCCGGGAGAGGTAAAACATGTGATCTCCGGAGAGGTATCTGTCCGGGGAATCTATGGATATGTGTAA
- a CDS encoding DUF6637 family protein encodes MYIQERGRSLRNASMIVDVLHIVVGILIVTLAVISFLNPEDHMFLFPAIFFLAGMLNLINGIYKIRLSGREKKKKAAGIAVLMFGFLLIALTVISAVSIWWR; translated from the coding sequence ATGTATATACAAGAACGAGGAAGAAGCCTAAGAAACGCTTCCATGATTGTGGATGTCCTCCATATTGTAGTAGGAATCCTGATTGTAACATTGGCTGTCATATCATTTTTAAATCCGGAAGATCATATGTTTCTGTTCCCGGCAATATTTTTTCTGGCCGGCATGCTTAATCTGATCAACGGGATTTATAAAATCAGGCTTAGCGGCAGAGAGAAAAAGAAGAAGGCGGCAGGCATTGCTGTCCTTATGTTCGGATTTCTTCTTATCGCCCTTACTGTAATCAGTGCGGTGAGCATCTGGTGGAGGTGA
- the argF gene encoding ornithine carbamoyltransferase has translation MNLKGRNFITLKDYSPEEIGYLLDLAADLKAKKKQGITGNSLKGKNIALIFEKPSTRTRCSFVVAAVDEGAHPEYLGKDDIQLGHKESVEDTARVLGRVFDGIEFRGFKHKTVEDLAKYAGVPVWNGLTDDYHPTQILADLLTMKEHFGYLKGLRFVYAGDGRNNMANSLMIGMSKMGVHFTILAPKSLWPNNELVELCQGYAGESGSTITLTEDTDAVKDADTIYTDVWCSMGEEDKAAQRITLLKPYQVNKDLMEKTGKDTTIFMHCLPAVKGNEVTEDVFESGASVVFDEAENRMHTIKAVMVATLGE, from the coding sequence ATGAACTTAAAAGGAAGAAATTTTATCACATTAAAGGATTATTCACCGGAAGAGATTGGATACCTGCTGGACTTAGCCGCTGATTTAAAAGCCAAGAAAAAACAGGGGATCACAGGGAACTCCCTTAAGGGGAAAAACATTGCTCTTATTTTTGAAAAGCCGTCAACCCGCACCAGATGTTCTTTTGTGGTCGCTGCGGTTGATGAAGGCGCACACCCGGAATATTTAGGAAAAGATGATATTCAGCTTGGACATAAGGAAAGCGTGGAGGATACGGCAAGAGTTTTGGGAAGGGTATTTGACGGAATCGAATTCCGCGGATTTAAGCATAAGACCGTGGAAGATCTGGCTAAATATGCAGGTGTTCCGGTGTGGAACGGGCTGACTGATGATTATCATCCAACACAGATACTGGCAGACCTTCTTACGATGAAAGAACATTTCGGATATTTAAAGGGACTCCGGTTCGTATACGCAGGGGATGGACGTAATAACATGGCGAACAGCCTGATGATCGGTATGAGCAAGATGGGTGTTCATTTTACCATCCTGGCACCTAAGAGCCTTTGGCCTAATAATGAGTTGGTTGAATTATGCCAAGGTTATGCCGGTGAAAGCGGAAGTACCATCACTCTGACAGAGGATACGGATGCGGTTAAAGATGCAGATACCATTTATACCGATGTATGGTGCTCCATGGGAGAAGAGGACAAGGCTGCCCAGCGTATTACACTTTTAAAACCATATCAGGTGAATAAGGATCTGATGGAAAAAACAGGGAAAGATACTACCATATTTATGCACTGCCTGCCGGCCGTCAAAGGAAATGAAGTAACAGAGGATGTCTTTGAATCCGGCGCATCTGTGGTATTTGATGAAGCAGAAAACAGAATGCACACTATTAAGGCGGTAATGGTGGCAACGTTAGGAGAGTAG
- a CDS encoding patatin-like phospholipase family protein, which yields MELKLDLGREYGLVLEGGGAKGAYQIGAWKALREEGVKIKGVAGVSVGSLNGALICMDDLERAEEIWKNIEYSHVMSVNDETIKALKEKDFKSLNLQELISSGLQIVKDGGFDITPLKSLIEEVVGDEEKLRNSDRELYTVTYSVSDRKEIAEDIIKSDAGSIKDMLLASAYFLAFKNEKLGGKRYMDGGGVNNVPINVLLDHGYEDIIVIRIYGLGYDKERVTEIPEGIHVYHIAPRQDLGGILAFNKKQTRKNMTLGYFDAKRFLYGLCGRIYYIDAPYNEPYYFDKMMSEVELFKIYMQDTLNEEGMAALTGYRAFTEKIFPRLAVEFKLKEDWDYKDMYLGLLEDLAKRLKVKRFRIYTVDQLMEEIRKKLRSLDKVKTPRQGDIV from the coding sequence ATGGAACTGAAACTGGATTTAGGCAGAGAGTATGGACTGGTGCTTGAAGGAGGAGGGGCCAAGGGAGCTTACCAGATCGGTGCCTGGAAGGCTCTGAGGGAAGAAGGAGTAAAGATAAAGGGAGTTGCAGGTGTTTCCGTTGGCTCCTTAAACGGCGCTCTTATCTGCATGGATGATCTGGAACGGGCGGAAGAGATATGGAAGAACATTGAGTACTCTCATGTCATGTCGGTAAACGATGAAACCATAAAGGCGTTAAAGGAAAAGGATTTCAAGTCCTTAAATCTACAGGAACTGATAAGCAGCGGACTGCAGATCGTAAAGGATGGTGGATTTGATATCACTCCTCTGAAAAGTCTCATTGAAGAAGTGGTGGGAGATGAGGAAAAGCTCAGAAACTCTGACAGAGAACTTTATACCGTAACTTATTCGGTTTCAGACAGGAAGGAAATAGCTGAGGATATTATAAAAAGCGATGCAGGATCCATCAAGGATATGCTGCTAGCCAGCGCTTACTTCCTGGCTTTTAAAAATGAAAAGCTGGGCGGAAAGCGGTATATGGATGGTGGTGGAGTCAACAATGTCCCCATTAATGTTCTTCTTGATCATGGGTATGAAGACATCATTGTGATCCGCATCTATGGTCTGGGGTATGACAAAGAACGGGTGACTGAGATTCCGGAAGGGATCCATGTGTATCACATAGCACCCAGGCAGGACCTTGGGGGAATCCTGGCGTTTAATAAAAAACAGACGAGAAAAAATATGACTTTGGGATATTTTGATGCAAAAAGGTTCTTATATGGCCTTTGCGGGCGTATCTATTATATTGATGCACCATATAACGAACCCTACTATTTTGATAAGATGATGTCGGAAGTGGAGCTTTTTAAAATATATATGCAGGATACGCTTAATGAAGAGGGAATGGCAGCCCTGACGGGTTACCGTGCCTTTACGGAAAAGATATTCCCCAGGCTTGCTGTGGAATTTAAGCTGAAGGAGGACTGGGATTACAAGGATATGTACTTAGGCCTGTTGGAAGATCTGGCAAAACGTTTGAAAGTCAAACGCTTTCGGATTTATACAGTGGATCAGCTCATGGAGGAGATCAGAAAGAAGCTGCGGTCCCTTGACAAGGTGAAAACGCCGCGACAGGGGGATATAGTCTGA
- a CDS encoding SPFH domain-containing protein codes for MGVVGFTAVIIILIVILALLSTCIRIVPQAQALVVERLGAFMETWSVGVHIKMPIIDRVAKRVNLKEQVADFPPQPVITKDNVTMRIDTVIFFQITDPKLYAYGVENPIMAIENLTATTLRNIIGDLELDQTLTSRETINAKMRETLDIATDPWGIKVNRVELKNIMPPAAIQDAMEKQMKAERERREAILRAEGEKTSTILVAEGKKESAILDAEAEKQAAILHAEAEKEKRIREAEGQAEATLKIQQANADGIRMIKDAGADHSVLVIKSLEAFKAVADGKATKIIIPSDIQNMAGLVTSITEIAKNPVE; via the coding sequence ATGGGAGTTGTAGGATTTACAGCAGTTATTATTATATTGATTGTTATTCTGGCTTTATTGTCAACTTGTATCAGGATCGTTCCCCAGGCACAGGCTCTGGTCGTAGAACGCTTGGGAGCATTCATGGAGACATGGTCCGTAGGCGTTCATATTAAGATGCCAATTATTGACCGTGTGGCTAAAAGGGTCAATTTAAAAGAGCAGGTGGCAGACTTCCCGCCTCAGCCGGTTATCACAAAGGATAACGTTACTATGAGAATCGACACGGTCATATTTTTTCAGATAACAGACCCGAAGCTTTATGCTTACGGTGTTGAGAATCCCATCATGGCCATTGAGAATCTGACGGCTACGACCCTTCGTAACATCATCGGTGATCTGGAGCTGGATCAGACGTTGACTTCTAGAGAGACCATCAACGCAAAGATGAGAGAGACCCTTGATATTGCTACTGACCCGTGGGGAATCAAGGTAAACCGTGTGGAGCTTAAGAATATCATGCCTCCGGCAGCCATTCAGGATGCCATGGAGAAGCAGATGAAAGCAGAGCGTGAACGCCGTGAAGCTATCTTAAGGGCAGAAGGAGAGAAGACATCCACCATTCTTGTTGCGGAAGGAAAGAAGGAATCTGCAATCCTTGATGCGGAAGCTGAAAAGCAGGCTGCAATCCTTCATGCAGAGGCAGAAAAGGAAAAACGGATCCGTGAGGCAGAAGGCCAGGCAGAAGCTACCTTAAAGATCCAGCAGGCCAATGCGGATGGAATACGTATGATTAAGGATGCTGGTGCGGATCATTCGGTTTTAGTCATTAAGAGCCTGGAGGCATTTAAGGCGGTTGCTGACGGCAAGGCTACCAAAATCATTATCCCTTCCGATATTCAGAACATGGCCGGGCTGGTTACTTCCATTACCGAGATCGCTAAGAATCCGGTGGAATAA
- a CDS encoding NfeD family protein — translation MAAVYWLIVFVVLLGIEAATMALTTIWFAGGALVAFVLALFGINIQVQLALFVIVSFILLFFTRPFALKYVNQNTVKTNMDSLIGKHARVTATINNVEGKGAAILNGQEWTARALEEDSIYPVGAIVEVKEIRGVKLIVSMNKEES, via the coding sequence ATGGCAGCAGTCTATTGGCTTATTGTATTTGTAGTGCTTCTTGGAATTGAAGCGGCGACCATGGCCCTGACAACCATCTGGTTTGCGGGAGGAGCATTGGTTGCATTTGTGCTGGCACTGTTTGGAATAAATATTCAGGTGCAGCTGGCGTTGTTTGTTATTGTATCTTTTATTCTTTTATTCTTTACAAGGCCTTTTGCCTTAAAGTATGTTAATCAGAACACGGTAAAGACCAATATGGATAGCCTCATTGGAAAACATGCCAGGGTAACGGCCACAATCAACAACGTGGAGGGTAAAGGCGCGGCGATCCTAAACGGACAGGAATGGACGGCCAGAGCGCTGGAGGAAGACAGCATATACCCCGTAGGTGCTATCGTGGAAGTAAAGGAAATCAGAGGCGTAAAACTAATTGTGAGTATGAATAAGGAGGAATCATAG
- a CDS encoding TrmH family RNA methyltransferase: MITSSANARVKQVMNLSKKAKVRNLNGLFVAEGLRMFKEIPVDRIDSVFVSEGFLKDEAHKKLLSEVKYEVVSEDVFKVMSDTQTPQGILAIVRQYACKEEDLLAAPGPSFLMILENIQDPGNLGTILRAGEGAGITGVLMSDTTADVYNPKVIRSTMGSVFRVPFVYTKDLTASLKALKAGGVRLYAAHLDGRNNYEKEDYTVDTGFLVGNEANGLTDETAALADAYVKIPMKGKVESLNAAVAASVLMFEAARQRRM, encoded by the coding sequence ATGATAACCAGTAGTGCCAATGCAAGGGTGAAACAGGTGATGAACTTATCAAAGAAAGCCAAAGTCAGAAATTTAAACGGCCTCTTTGTAGCGGAAGGCCTTCGTATGTTTAAGGAAATTCCGGTGGACAGGATTGACAGCGTTTTTGTATCGGAAGGTTTTTTAAAGGATGAAGCCCATAAAAAGCTTTTGTCAGAAGTGAAGTACGAGGTTGTTTCGGAGGATGTGTTTAAGGTCATGTCAGATACCCAGACGCCTCAGGGGATTTTAGCCATTGTAAGGCAGTATGCCTGCAAGGAGGAGGACTTGCTGGCTGCACCTGGTCCTTCGTTTCTAATGATATTGGAAAACATTCAGGACCCGGGGAATCTTGGAACGATTCTCAGGGCCGGGGAAGGGGCTGGAATCACCGGCGTGCTCATGAGTGATACTACGGCGGACGTTTATAATCCAAAGGTAATCCGCTCCACCATGGGATCTGTTTTTCGTGTTCCATTTGTTTATACGAAAGACCTTACGGCTTCTTTAAAGGCCTTAAAAGCTGGCGGGGTCAGACTGTATGCGGCACATTTAGATGGCAGGAATAATTATGAAAAAGAGGATTATACTGTTGATACAGGGTTTTTAGTGGGAAATGAAGCAAACGGCCTGACAGATGAAACGGCAGCGCTGGCGGATGCTTATGTAAAGATCCCCATGAAAGGGAAGGTAGAATCCTTAAACGCGGCGGTTGCGGCCTCTGTATTGATGTTTGAAGCTGCCAGACAGCGTCGGATGTAG
- a CDS encoding NAD(+) synthase, producing the protein MKHGYIRVAAATPDVKVADPEFNRERICEQIKEGIKRQAKLMVFPELCLTAYTCGDLFGQDALLRKAQKELKEILKATEGNDLLCFIGMPWEWGGKLYNTAVAIQNGRILGIVPKTNLPNYSEFYELRYFQPGNEIPVMVKWEDELIPMGANILFACEDIPQLVVAAEICEDAWVPNPPSIRHATAGATVIVNCSASDETTGKDIYRRSLITGHSASLVCGFIYANAGEGESTQDLVFGGQNLIAENGALLAESKRFGNETIYGDMDLERLIHERRRMTTFPQADHTNYTVVSFKMKKKELDLNRFIDPRPFVPDNAKERNRRCEEILSIQAMGLKKRLAHTGCKHAVIGISGGLDSTLALLVTVRAFDMLEIPRNQIHAVTMPCFGTTDRTYQNACTLTQTLGAELIEVNIREAVSLHFRDIGHSEDVHDVTYENSQARERTQVLMDMANKLNGMVIGTGDMSELALGWATYNGDHMSMYGVNASVPKTLVRHLVHYYADTCGEEALSGVLLDVLDTPVSPELLPPQDGEIAQKTEDLVGPYELHDFFLYQILRFGCRPEKVYRMAVYAFTGNYEKEVILKWLKVFYRRFFSQQFKRSCMPDGPKVGSVAVSPRGDLRMPSDAVSRLWLEELENL; encoded by the coding sequence ATGAAACATGGATATATCCGGGTTGCCGCGGCAACCCCTGACGTAAAGGTAGCAGACCCGGAATTTAACAGGGAGCGGATTTGTGAGCAGATAAAAGAGGGAATTAAAAGGCAGGCAAAACTCATGGTGTTTCCGGAGCTTTGCCTGACAGCCTATACCTGCGGCGATTTATTCGGGCAGGATGCCCTGTTAAGAAAGGCCCAAAAGGAGCTTAAAGAGATCTTAAAGGCAACGGAAGGCAACGATCTTCTATGCTTTATAGGAATGCCCTGGGAATGGGGAGGAAAGTTATATAATACGGCTGTTGCCATACAAAACGGAAGGATTCTTGGAATCGTACCAAAGACGAATCTGCCCAATTATTCAGAGTTTTATGAACTGCGTTATTTCCAGCCGGGAAACGAAATACCGGTGATGGTAAAATGGGAAGATGAACTGATTCCCATGGGAGCCAATATTCTTTTCGCATGTGAGGACATTCCCCAGCTTGTCGTGGCAGCGGAGATCTGCGAGGATGCATGGGTTCCAAACCCTCCGTCCATCCGTCATGCTACCGCCGGAGCAACGGTGATTGTAAACTGTTCTGCCAGCGATGAGACAACGGGTAAGGATATTTACCGGAGAAGCCTTATCACGGGACATTCTGCCAGTCTGGTATGTGGTTTTATCTATGCCAACGCAGGAGAGGGAGAATCCACTCAGGATCTGGTGTTTGGAGGTCAGAACCTGATAGCAGAAAACGGTGCTTTGCTTGCAGAATCCAAACGTTTTGGAAATGAGACCATTTACGGGGATATGGATTTGGAGAGGCTGATTCACGAAAGGCGGCGGATGACCACCTTTCCCCAGGCCGACCATACGAATTATACGGTGGTTTCTTTTAAAATGAAGAAAAAGGAACTGGACTTAAATAGATTTATTGATCCAAGGCCCTTTGTCCCGGATAATGCGAAGGAGAGGAACAGAAGATGTGAGGAAATTCTCTCCATACAGGCTATGGGCTTAAAAAAGAGGCTTGCCCATACAGGCTGCAAGCATGCAGTGATAGGAATTTCCGGAGGCTTAGATTCCACCCTTGCCCTTCTTGTGACAGTCCGGGCCTTTGATATGCTGGAAATCCCCAGAAATCAGATCCATGCGGTGACCATGCCCTGTTTCGGAACAACGGACCGGACTTATCAGAATGCCTGCACCCTGACCCAAACCCTTGGAGCTGAGCTTATAGAGGTGAATATCAGGGAAGCCGTAAGCCTTCATTTCCGGGATATTGGACATAGTGAGGATGTTCACGATGTAACCTATGAAAACTCCCAGGCCAGGGAGAGGACGCAGGTGCTAATGGATATGGCAAACAAGCTGAATGGAATGGTCATAGGAACGGGTGATATGTCTGAGTTAGCTCTAGGCTGGGCGACCTATAACGGCGACCATATGTCCATGTACGGAGTCAATGCATCAGTGCCAAAGACCCTGGTGCGCCATCTGGTACACTACTATGCGGATACCTGCGGGGAAGAGGCTTTAAGCGGTGTGCTTCTTGATGTTTTGGACACGCCTGTAAGTCCGGAACTTCTTCCGCCTCAGGATGGAGAAATTGCCCAGAAGACAGAGGACCTGGTAGGCCCCTATGAACTTCACGATTTCTTCCTGTACCAGATCTTAAGGTTCGGCTGCCGGCCGGAGAAGGTTTACCGCATGGCGGTCTACGCTTTTACAGGAAATTATGAGAAGGAAGTCATTTTAAAATGGTTAAAGGTATTTTACCGCAGATTTTTCAGCCAGCAGTTTAAGCGTTCCTGCATGCCTGATGGACCTAAGGTTGGTTCGGTGGCAGTATCCCCAAGGGGAGATTTACGCATGCCAAGTGATGCCGTAAGCCGCCTGTGGCTGGAAGAACTGGAAAATTTATAA
- a CDS encoding MATE family efflux transporter, whose product MKKRQSTNQIIMTEGEIWKQLLAFSVPLLAGNLFQQLYNTVDSVVVGNFIGSDALAAVGSSNSLINLIIGMFMGIGTGAGVIISQYYGARDEKKLHWAVHTSMALSLIGGLILIVLGVLMSPLILSWMGTPEKVMPSSVAYLRIFFCGSLFNLVYNMGAGILRAVGDSKRPLYYLCVSSVINIVLDLVFVVVFGMGTAGVGYATVIAQAVSSVLIVWALVKTDDIYQLFPGKIRIDRRMMVRILKLGIPSGIQQSIISLSNVIVQANVNSFGSAAMAGFGAYSKIDGFAMLPLQSFCMAATTFTGQNIGAKKPKRVKQGVFQGIAISMAYTAFISVILYLNAEHILKIFSPDEEVIAYGYSTMLILLPFYWTIAIHQILMGSIRGSGRTMVSMLIGVGNMCVLRMIYINLLVPFFPSFGAVMWCYPITWITTMLMDCVYSIKAKWIPNGSNE is encoded by the coding sequence GTGAAAAAAAGGCAAAGTACAAACCAGATTATCATGACGGAAGGCGAAATCTGGAAACAGCTCCTTGCTTTTTCTGTGCCTCTTCTGGCCGGAAACTTATTTCAGCAGCTTTATAATACCGTGGACTCCGTGGTAGTTGGCAATTTTATCGGAAGTGATGCCCTGGCTGCCGTAGGTTCAAGCAACTCTCTGATCAATCTGATCATTGGCATGTTTATGGGAATCGGCACAGGTGCAGGAGTCATCATATCCCAGTATTATGGGGCAAGGGATGAAAAGAAGCTTCACTGGGCGGTTCACACCAGCATGGCATTAAGTCTGATTGGAGGCCTGATCCTTATCGTATTAGGGGTGCTTATGTCACCTTTGATTTTAAGCTGGATGGGAACGCCGGAAAAGGTCATGCCCAGTTCTGTAGCGTATTTAAGAATATTTTTCTGCGGTTCTCTGTTTAATCTTGTATATAATATGGGAGCAGGAATTTTAAGGGCAGTGGGAGATTCCAAAAGGCCTCTTTATTATCTTTGCGTGTCTTCTGTGATAAATATCGTCCTGGATCTGGTTTTTGTGGTGGTCTTTGGCATGGGAACAGCTGGAGTGGGGTATGCAACAGTGATTGCCCAGGCAGTATCTTCAGTTCTGATCGTATGGGCATTGGTTAAAACAGACGATATTTACCAACTTTTTCCAGGGAAAATCAGAATAGACAGGAGGATGATGGTGCGTATTTTAAAGCTTGGCATTCCAAGCGGCATCCAGCAGTCTATTATTTCCCTGTCCAATGTCATTGTTCAGGCAAATGTCAACAGCTTTGGCTCTGCCGCTATGGCGGGATTCGGCGCTTACAGCAAAATTGACGGATTTGCCATGCTTCCCCTTCAAAGTTTCTGTATGGCAGCTACCACCTTTACCGGACAGAATATAGGAGCGAAAAAGCCAAAACGGGTAAAGCAGGGGGTGTTTCAGGGCATTGCCATAAGTATGGCGTATACGGCATTCATTTCAGTAATTTTGTATCTGAATGCAGAACATATCCTTAAAATCTTTTCACCGGATGAAGAAGTTATTGCCTATGGGTATTCCACCATGCTGATACTGCTTCCTTTTTACTGGACCATAGCCATTCACCAGATTTTAATGGGCAGTATCCGGGGCAGCGGGCGGACAATGGTTTCCATGCTTATCGGCGTGGGAAACATGTGTGTGCTGCGTATGATCTATATTAATCTGCTGGTGCCATTTTTCCCCAGTTTTGGAGCGGTGATGTGGTGTTATCCTATAACATGGATTACAACCATGCTGATGGACTGTGTTTACAGCATAAAGGCCAAGTGGATACCAAATGGAAGCAATGAATAG
- a CDS encoding RrF2 family transcriptional regulator, which yields MKFSTKGRYALRMMLEFALHPGECTKINQVAERQEISDKYLEQIVTILSRAGYVKSRRGAQGGYYLTKDPSEYTVGMILRLAEGSLVPVTCLEDEVNPCSRSHNCATLMVWKKLDHAISDVVDSITLADLVEEQKRLDGQANYYEI from the coding sequence ATGAAATTTTCTACCAAGGGACGCTACGCCCTTCGTATGATGCTTGAATTTGCACTTCATCCGGGCGAATGCACAAAAATCAATCAGGTGGCGGAACGCCAGGAAATATCGGATAAATATCTGGAACAGATTGTCACCATCTTAAGCAGGGCCGGGTACGTGAAAAGCAGAAGGGGCGCCCAGGGCGGTTATTACCTGACAAAGGATCCTTCGGAGTATACGGTCGGCATGATCCTGCGCCTTGCAGAAGGAAGTCTGGTTCCCGTAACATGTCTGGAAGATGAAGTCAACCCCTGCAGCCGTTCCCATAATTGTGCCACACTCATGGTATGGAAAAAGCTGGATCATGCGATTTCCGATGTGGTAGACAGCATTACCCTGGCAGATTTGGTGGAAGAACAAAAAAGACTGGATGGCCAGGCCAATTATTACGAAATCTAA
- a CDS encoding HD-GYP domain-containing protein gives MRRTDAALLGQRIVLEQPGSDEYVKALLDHFVKQVDNQTYTELVSEIMERYVDVSKQLEIKRRELEKSDASRREAQEIALIGNWELSLGTKKLWWSDTMYRILETDQSVEPDLMVYFQKVYPDDKKLVNQIYHDMQNGMVPAEYRFRLLMEGGRIKWVQIRFVGSKDSGGMFTKVHGTIQDITSAKAIEEKLEEYNHHLEDLVQKKVAEVSASQMATIHALVKLSESRDDETGEHIVRTSQYCRLLAEKLWEMGAHREEIDRAFIDGISQASPLHDIGKVGIPDGVLLKPGKLTPEEFEIMKTHTTIGYQTLASIEKKDTGSAFIKVGKEITLCHHEKWDGSGYPKGLKREEIPISARIMALADVYDALRSKRVYKESYSHEKSLGIITQGRGSHFDPLLVDLFLENDSSFRDIFDGTLAGKE, from the coding sequence TTGAGGCGGACAGACGCAGCCCTGCTGGGACAAAGAATCGTATTGGAACAGCCGGGTTCGGATGAATATGTAAAAGCCCTACTTGATCATTTTGTAAAACAGGTGGATAACCAGACTTATACCGAACTGGTCTCGGAGATCATGGAGCGGTATGTAGACGTGTCAAAACAGCTGGAAATAAAGAGGAGGGAATTGGAGAAAAGTGACGCTTCCCGCCGGGAAGCCCAGGAAATAGCACTAATAGGAAACTGGGAACTGAGCCTTGGCACAAAGAAGCTATGGTGGTCGGACACCATGTACAGAATACTGGAGACTGACCAGTCCGTAGAACCGGATCTGATGGTTTATTTTCAAAAGGTTTATCCCGATGATAAAAAACTGGTGAATCAAATTTATCATGATATGCAAAACGGAATGGTGCCTGCTGAATACCGGTTCCGTCTGCTGATGGAGGGAGGCCGGATCAAATGGGTTCAGATCCGATTTGTGGGATCAAAGGATTCTGGTGGAATGTTTACCAAAGTCCATGGCACGATCCAGGACATCACCAGTGCAAAAGCGATCGAGGAAAAGCTGGAGGAATATAATCATCATTTAGAAGATCTGGTACAGAAAAAGGTGGCGGAGGTATCCGCTTCTCAGATGGCTACGATCCATGCATTAGTAAAGCTTTCGGAGTCCAGGGATGATGAGACAGGAGAGCATATTGTCAGAACGTCACAATATTGCCGCCTCCTCGCGGAAAAGCTTTGGGAAATGGGGGCCCATCGGGAGGAAATAGACCGGGCCTTTATAGACGGTATCTCCCAGGCCAGCCCTTTGCACGACATAGGAAAGGTGGGAATTCCGGATGGGGTTTTGCTAAAGCCCGGCAAATTGACGCCGGAGGAATTTGAAATCATGAAAACTCATACCACCATCGGATATCAGACCCTGGCCAGCATTGAAAAGAAGGATACAGGAAGTGCATTCATCAAAGTCGGTAAGGAAATTACACTTTGTCATCATGAAAAATGGGATGGGAGCGGATACCCAAAGGGGCTTAAAAGGGAAGAGATTCCAATATCAGCGCGTATCATGGCTTTGGCGGATGTGTATGACGCGCTTCGTTCAAAACGCGTATATAAAGAGAGTTATTCCCACGAAAAAAGTCTGGGGATTATTACCCAGGGAAGAGGCAGTCATTTCGATCCTCTTTTAGTAGATCTTTTCCTTGAAAATGATTCCTCTTTCCGTGATATATTCGATGGGACTTTAGCCGGTAAGGAATAA